Proteins from a single region of Melanotaenia boesemani isolate fMelBoe1 chromosome 3, fMelBoe1.pri, whole genome shotgun sequence:
- the LOC121637033 gene encoding CMRF35-like molecule 8 isoform X1: MKSFFLLVLLLITGCELQSKPKGCNKWAEFICSPKTNGIYQMSEATNRKSRTLEKTLKVIIKDGDNKKTPKCWKKDTLSSGLYGGDFKIEKACPNPHIQTAYRTAKTTIKCDHKDMSRAVFFCKEKENCICEDFQTTSSLKSDKTFTLTETGSGFNLSISNVSSRHAGFYWCGVKEGDKYCVSLIQLKVNTITNFTRSPRVGETFTYYCNYKNCHSSKFICKGEDPATCQHLVNSTKPDMSSKFSMKDDKANKKITITMKEVTAADSGTYWCGAETTDEQRCNTFIHRMILNVVTTSPAPSDHSTTTSPAPSDHSTTTPAERMIGIPEIAKYLIVGAVLLILLLVTVIVFYKRFSQSNNKGKRAAEQHPREVSNCVYEEIQENHWKPEPQNAMTTVYTTATMPSREPDSLHYSTINFQSSSAGTQAVALQPSSSSCLYSAVKPSERPTGSTINQPCRSTDKSLYSTVMKPQQT; encoded by the exons ATGAAGAGCTTCTTTCTACTCGTCCTCCTATTAATTACAG GTTGTGAGCTCCAGAGTAAACCGAAAGGATGCAACAAGTGGGCAGAATTCATTTGCAGTCCTAAAACAAATGGAATATACCAAATGTCTGAAGCAACTAATCGCAAATCAAGAACTTTAGAAAAGACTCTCAAGGTGATCATCAAAGATGGTGATAACAAAAAGACACCTAAGTGTTGGAAAAAAGATACACTGTCCTCTGGCTTGTATGGAGGAGATTTTAAAATTg AAAAAGCCTGTCCAAACCCACATATTCAAACAGCATATAGAACAGCTAAAACTACAATCAAATGTGATCACAAGGACATGTCCAgggctgtttttttctgcaaagaaaaggaaaattgtATTTGCGAGGACTTTCAAACAACATCCTCTCTAAAGTCAGACAAGACGTTCACTCTcacagaaacaggaagtggtttcAATCTGTCCATCAGCAATGTGTCCTCACGTCATGCTGGTTTTTACTGGTgtggagtgaaagaaggagacaAATATTGTGTGTCTCTTATACAACTAAAAGTTAACA caatCACCAACTTCACAAGATCACCACGTGTTGGAGAGACCTTTACATACTATTGTAATTATAAGAATTGCCACTCTTCAAAATTCATCTGTAAGGGAGAAGATCCAGCCACATGTCAACATCTTGTAAACAGCACAAAGCCTGATATGAGTTCAAAGTTTTCCATGAAAGATGATAAAGCAAACAAGAAAATCACCATAACAATGAAAGAGGTGACAGCAGCCGACTCTGGGACATACTGGTGTGGAGCAGAAACCACTGATGAACAACGCTGCAACACTTTCATCCACAGAATGATCTTAAATGTTG tAACCACATCACCTGCTCCTTCAGACCACTCAACGACTACATCACCTGCTCCTTCAGACCACTCAACGACTACACCAGCTGAGAGAATGATTG GTATTCCTGAGATAGCAAAATATCTGATCGTTGGTGCAGTTTTGCTGATTCTGCTGTTGGTGACTGTTATTGTTTTCTACAAAC GATTCTCACAGTCAAACAACAAAGGAAAGAgagctgcagaacagcatcCCAGAGAAGTTAGT AATTGTGTCTATGAGGAGATACAGGAGAACCACTGGAAGCCAGAGCCACAAAATGCAATGACTACCGTCTACACCACCGCAACGATGCCCTCAAGAGAACCTGACTCTCTGCATTACTCAACTATAAACTTTCAAAGCAGCTCAGCTGGTACACAGGCTGTTGCCCTTCAACCCAGCTCGTCTTCCTGCCTGTATTCTGCTGTGAAGCCCAGCGAGAGGCCAACTGGCTCCACCATAAACCAGCCTTGCAGATCTACAGACAAATCTCTCTACTCGACAGTGATGAAGCCACAACAGACATGA
- the LOC121637034 gene encoding uncharacterized protein LOC121637034 isoform X2, with protein sequence MKSFFLLVLPLITGRELQSKPKGCNKFICNKTNGIYHMSETTNHKSRILENTLKVIIKDGDNITTPDCGKRFIPSPGLYEEHFKIGNDRPNPYNQTAYVTAKTTIKCDHEDMSRAVFFCKEKENFTCQNFQTTSSLKSDETFTLTETGSGFNLSISNVSSRHAGLYWCGVKEGDKYCVSLIELKVNTITNFTRSPRVGENFTYYCRYYDCHSSKFICKGEDPATCQHLVNSTKPDMSSKFSMKDDKANKKITITMKEVTAADSGTYWCGAETTDEQRCNTFIHRMILNVAEKSTGIANYLIIGAVLLTQLLVTVIIVFYKRFSQSNNKGKRATEEHPGEVSDHVYEEIQETLWKPEPQNAVTTIYTTVEMPTREPDSVHYSTINFQSSSAGAKTVALQPSSSSCLYSAVKPSKRPTGSTMNQPCRFTDKSLTY encoded by the exons ATGAAGAGCTTCTTTCTACTCGTCCTCCCATTAATTACAG GTCGTGAGCTCCAGAGTAAACCGAAAGGATGCAACAAGTTCATctgcaataaaacaaatggAATATATCACATGTCTGAAACAACTAATCACAAATCAAGAATTCTAGAAAACACTCTCAAGGTGATCATCAAAGATGGTGATAACATAACGACACCTGACTGTGGGAAAAGATTTATACCGTCCCCTGGCTTGTatgaagaacattttaaaattg GAAATGATCGTCCAAACCCATATAATCAAACAGCATATGTTACAGCTAAAACTACAATCAAATGTGATCACGAGGACATGTCCAgggctgtttttttctgcaaagaaaaggaaaattttaCCTGTCAGAACTTTCAAACAACATCCTCTCTAAAGTCAGACGAGACGTTCACTCTcacagaaacaggaagtggtttcAATCTGTCCATCAGCAATGTGTCCTCACGTCATGCTGGTTTGTACTGGTgtggagtgaaagaaggagacaAATATTGTGTGTCTCTTATAGAACTAAAAGTTAACA caatCACCAACTTCACAAGATCACCACGTGTTGGAGAGAACTTTACATACTATTGTAGATATTATGATTGCCACTCTTCAAAATTCATCTGTAAGGGAGAAGATCCAGCCACATGTCAACATCTTGTAAACAGCACAAAGCCTGATATGAGTTCAAAGTTTTCCATGAAAGATGATAAAGCAAACAAGAAAATCACCATAACAATGAAAGAGGTGACAGCAGCCGACTCTGGGACATACTGGTGTGGAGCAGAAACCACTGATGAACAACGCTGCAACACTTTCATCCACAGAATGATCTTAAATGTTG CTGAGAAATCGACtg GTATAGCAAACTATCTGATCATTGGTGCAGTTTTGCTGACGCAGCTGTTGGTGACTGTTATCATTGTTTTCTACAAAC GATTTTCACAGTCAAACAACAAAGGAAAGAGAGCTACAGAAGAGCATCCCGGAGAAGTTAGT GATCATGTCTATGAGGAGATACAGGAGACCCTCTGGAAGCCAGAGCCACAAAATGCAGTGACTACCATCTACACCACCGTAGAGATGCCCACAAGAGAACCTGACTCAGTGCATTACTCAACTATTAACTTTCAAAGCAGCTCGGCTGGTGCAAAGACTGTGGCCCTTCAACCCAGCTCGTCTTCCTGCCTGTATTCTGCTGTGAAGCCCAGCAAAAGGCCAACTGGCTCCACCATGAATCAGCCTTGCAGATTTACAGACAAATCTCTGACCTATTAG
- the LOC121637034 gene encoding uncharacterized protein LOC121637034 isoform X1, with the protein MKSFFLLVLPLITGRELQSKPKGCNKFICNKTNGIYHMSETTNHKSRILENTLKVIIKDGDNITTPDCGKRFIPSPGLYEEHFKIGNDRPNPYNQTAYVTAKTTIKCDHEDMSRAVFFCKEKENFTCQNFQTTSSLKSDETFTLTETGSGFNLSISNVSSRHAGLYWCGVKEGDKYCVSLIELKVNTITNFTRSPRVGENFTYYCRYYDCHSSKFICKGEDPATCQHLVNSTKPDMSSKFSMKDDKANKKITITMKEVTAADSGTYWCGAETTDEQRCNTFIHRMILNVEAEKSTGIANYLIIGAVLLTQLLVTVIIVFYKRFSQSNNKGKRATEEHPGEVSDHVYEEIQETLWKPEPQNAVTTIYTTVEMPTREPDSVHYSTINFQSSSAGAKTVALQPSSSSCLYSAVKPSKRPTGSTMNQPCRFTDKSLTY; encoded by the exons ATGAAGAGCTTCTTTCTACTCGTCCTCCCATTAATTACAG GTCGTGAGCTCCAGAGTAAACCGAAAGGATGCAACAAGTTCATctgcaataaaacaaatggAATATATCACATGTCTGAAACAACTAATCACAAATCAAGAATTCTAGAAAACACTCTCAAGGTGATCATCAAAGATGGTGATAACATAACGACACCTGACTGTGGGAAAAGATTTATACCGTCCCCTGGCTTGTatgaagaacattttaaaattg GAAATGATCGTCCAAACCCATATAATCAAACAGCATATGTTACAGCTAAAACTACAATCAAATGTGATCACGAGGACATGTCCAgggctgtttttttctgcaaagaaaaggaaaattttaCCTGTCAGAACTTTCAAACAACATCCTCTCTAAAGTCAGACGAGACGTTCACTCTcacagaaacaggaagtggtttcAATCTGTCCATCAGCAATGTGTCCTCACGTCATGCTGGTTTGTACTGGTgtggagtgaaagaaggagacaAATATTGTGTGTCTCTTATAGAACTAAAAGTTAACA caatCACCAACTTCACAAGATCACCACGTGTTGGAGAGAACTTTACATACTATTGTAGATATTATGATTGCCACTCTTCAAAATTCATCTGTAAGGGAGAAGATCCAGCCACATGTCAACATCTTGTAAACAGCACAAAGCCTGATATGAGTTCAAAGTTTTCCATGAAAGATGATAAAGCAAACAAGAAAATCACCATAACAATGAAAGAGGTGACAGCAGCCGACTCTGGGACATACTGGTGTGGAGCAGAAACCACTGATGAACAACGCTGCAACACTTTCATCCACAGAATGATCTTAAATGTTG AAGCTGAGAAATCGACtg GTATAGCAAACTATCTGATCATTGGTGCAGTTTTGCTGACGCAGCTGTTGGTGACTGTTATCATTGTTTTCTACAAAC GATTTTCACAGTCAAACAACAAAGGAAAGAGAGCTACAGAAGAGCATCCCGGAGAAGTTAGT GATCATGTCTATGAGGAGATACAGGAGACCCTCTGGAAGCCAGAGCCACAAAATGCAGTGACTACCATCTACACCACCGTAGAGATGCCCACAAGAGAACCTGACTCAGTGCATTACTCAACTATTAACTTTCAAAGCAGCTCGGCTGGTGCAAAGACTGTGGCCCTTCAACCCAGCTCGTCTTCCTGCCTGTATTCTGCTGTGAAGCCCAGCAAAAGGCCAACTGGCTCCACCATGAATCAGCCTTGCAGATTTACAGACAAATCTCTGACCTATTAG
- the LOC121637033 gene encoding CMRF35-like molecule 8 isoform X2 — MKSFFLLVLLLITGCELQSKPKGCNKWAEFICSPKTNGIYQMSEATNRKSRTLEKTLKVIIKDGDNKKTPKCWKKDTLSSGLYGGDFKIEKACPNPHIQTAYRTAKTTIKCDHKDMSRAVFFCKEKENCICEDFQTTSSLKSDKTFTLTETGSGFNLSISNVSSRHAGFYWCGVKEGDKYCVSLIQLKVNTITNFTRSPRVGETFTYYCNYKNCHSSKFICKGEDPATCQHLVNSTKPDMSSKFSMKDDKANKKITITMKEVTAADSGTYWCGAETTDEQRCNTFIHRMILNVVTTSPAPSDHSTTTSPAPSDHSTTTPAERMIGIPEIAKYLIVGAVLLILLLVTVIVFYKRFSQSNNKGKRAAEQHPRENCVYEEIQENHWKPEPQNAMTTVYTTATMPSREPDSLHYSTINFQSSSAGTQAVALQPSSSSCLYSAVKPSERPTGSTINQPCRSTDKSLYSTVMKPQQT, encoded by the exons ATGAAGAGCTTCTTTCTACTCGTCCTCCTATTAATTACAG GTTGTGAGCTCCAGAGTAAACCGAAAGGATGCAACAAGTGGGCAGAATTCATTTGCAGTCCTAAAACAAATGGAATATACCAAATGTCTGAAGCAACTAATCGCAAATCAAGAACTTTAGAAAAGACTCTCAAGGTGATCATCAAAGATGGTGATAACAAAAAGACACCTAAGTGTTGGAAAAAAGATACACTGTCCTCTGGCTTGTATGGAGGAGATTTTAAAATTg AAAAAGCCTGTCCAAACCCACATATTCAAACAGCATATAGAACAGCTAAAACTACAATCAAATGTGATCACAAGGACATGTCCAgggctgtttttttctgcaaagaaaaggaaaattgtATTTGCGAGGACTTTCAAACAACATCCTCTCTAAAGTCAGACAAGACGTTCACTCTcacagaaacaggaagtggtttcAATCTGTCCATCAGCAATGTGTCCTCACGTCATGCTGGTTTTTACTGGTgtggagtgaaagaaggagacaAATATTGTGTGTCTCTTATACAACTAAAAGTTAACA caatCACCAACTTCACAAGATCACCACGTGTTGGAGAGACCTTTACATACTATTGTAATTATAAGAATTGCCACTCTTCAAAATTCATCTGTAAGGGAGAAGATCCAGCCACATGTCAACATCTTGTAAACAGCACAAAGCCTGATATGAGTTCAAAGTTTTCCATGAAAGATGATAAAGCAAACAAGAAAATCACCATAACAATGAAAGAGGTGACAGCAGCCGACTCTGGGACATACTGGTGTGGAGCAGAAACCACTGATGAACAACGCTGCAACACTTTCATCCACAGAATGATCTTAAATGTTG tAACCACATCACCTGCTCCTTCAGACCACTCAACGACTACATCACCTGCTCCTTCAGACCACTCAACGACTACACCAGCTGAGAGAATGATTG GTATTCCTGAGATAGCAAAATATCTGATCGTTGGTGCAGTTTTGCTGATTCTGCTGTTGGTGACTGTTATTGTTTTCTACAAAC GATTCTCACAGTCAAACAACAAAGGAAAGAgagctgcagaacagcatcCCAGAGAA AATTGTGTCTATGAGGAGATACAGGAGAACCACTGGAAGCCAGAGCCACAAAATGCAATGACTACCGTCTACACCACCGCAACGATGCCCTCAAGAGAACCTGACTCTCTGCATTACTCAACTATAAACTTTCAAAGCAGCTCAGCTGGTACACAGGCTGTTGCCCTTCAACCCAGCTCGTCTTCCTGCCTGTATTCTGCTGTGAAGCCCAGCGAGAGGCCAACTGGCTCCACCATAAACCAGCCTTGCAGATCTACAGACAAATCTCTCTACTCGACAGTGATGAAGCCACAACAGACATGA
- the LOC121637035 gene encoding uncharacterized protein LOC121637035: MTLQNQTFKQHIEQLKLSSNVITRTSSGFGFSAKKKTILPVGTCWDLSGPSQNLEETFVVTETGSGFSLSISNVSSRHAGLYWCGVKEDKQSSQHLPVTVTELKVEANVAGGSGAANCLIVGAVLLMLLLGTASIVFYKQFPCSKNKENGAAAEHPIEDHVYEEIQENFQKSENAVTTIYTTAKFTTNEPDSLHCSTVNFKNSSANADIAPLSTNILL; this comes from the exons ATGACTCTCCAAAACCAAACATTCAAACAGCATATAGAACAGCTAAAACTATCATCAAATGTGATCACAAGGACAAGTTCGGGATTTGGTTTTTCTGCAAAGAAGAAGACAATTTTACCTGTTGGGACCTGTTGGGACCTGTCAGGACCGTCTCAAAACTTAGAGGAGACGTTTGTAGTcacagaaacaggaagtggtttcAGTCTGTCCATCAGTAACGTGTCCTCACGTCATGCTGGTTTGTACTGGTGTGGAGTGAAAGAAGATAAACAATCCTCACAGCATTTACCTGTTACTGTTACAGAACTAAAGGTAGAAG CGAATGTTGCAGGTGGTTCTGGGGCAGCAAATTGTCTGATTGTTGGAGCAGTtttgctgatgctgctgttggGGACTGCGTCTATTGTTTTCTACAAAC aatttccatgttcaaaaaacaaagaaaacggagcagcagcagagcatcCCATAGAG GATCATGTCTATGAGGAGATACAGGAGAACTTCCAGAAATCAGAAAATGCAGTGACTACCATCTACACCACCGCTAAGTTTACCACAAATGAACCTGACTCTCTGCATTGCTCTACtgtaaactttaaaaacagctcAGCTAATGCAGACATAGCTCCTCTTTCTACAAATATCTTACTGTGA